In the genome of Neovison vison isolate M4711 chromosome 3, ASM_NN_V1, whole genome shotgun sequence, one region contains:
- the ZNF396 gene encoding zinc finger protein 396 translates to MSAELRKSSLLPHTSEGSDSALRVKMEEEEQTCGLDSHLPWSSCCSPETFRQWFRQFGYQESPGPREALSQLRELCHQWLRPEVNTKEQILELLVLEQFLAILPDELQAWLRERRPENGEEAVTLLEELEKELDEPAEQVLFGQNEDKLAEKLASWEITQESPCSRIKPVKQQLPLASREFYSRQKAKDTKTTNVNSASTQKTSPGIELHSTISNTLHLDAPQSCTYRKACEQDGNFERRRRNPFGKKQHKCDECGKVFSQSSALILHQRIHSGEKPYACDVCAKAFSRSAVLIQHRRTHTGEKPYKCHECGKAFSQSSNLLRHRKRHTKEKVPSVL, encoded by the exons ATGTCTGCAGAGCTGAGAAAGTCATCACTTCTTCCACACACTTCAGAGGGGTCTGACAGCGCTCTGAGAGTGAAGATGGAAGAGGAAGAGCAGACCTGTGGTCTGGACTCCCACCTCCCCTGGAGCAGCTGCTGCAGCCCAGAGACCTTCCGCCAGTGGTTCAGGCAGTTTGGCTACCAGGAGTCCCCTGGGCCCCGGGAGGCCCTGAGCCAGCTCCGGGAGCTTTGCCATCAGTGGCTGAGGCCGGAGGTGAACACCAAGGAGCAGATCCTGGAGCTGCTGGTGCTGGAGCAGTTCCTGGCCATCCTGCCTGACGAGCTGCAGGCCTGGCTGCGAGAGCGCCGGCCTGAAAATGGAGAGGAGGCCGTCACTCTGctggaggagctggagaaggagcttGATGAGCCAGCTGAGCAG GTCCTTTTTGGACAAAATGAGGACAAGCTTGCAGAGAAACTGGCATCTTGGGAAATCACTCAGGAGTCACCATGTAGCCGGATCAAGCCCGTAAAGCAGCAGCTGCCATTGGCTTCAAGGGAGTTCTACTCAAGACAAAAAG CTAAAGACACGAAAACTACAAATGTGAATTCAGCTTCAACACAAAAGACTTCTCCAGGTATAGAACTGCATTCCACTATTTCCAACACCCTTCATCTGGACGCTCCCCAGAGTTGcacatatagaaaagcctgtgaacAAGATGGCAACTTTGAAAGAAGACGGAGAAAcccttttggaaaaaaacaacacaagTGTGATGAATGTGGCAAAGTCTTCAGTCAGAGCTCAGCCCTCATACTCCATCAGAGAATCCATAGCGGGGAGAAGCCTTATGCGTGTGATGTGTGTGCAAAGGCTTTCAGCCGGAGTGCCGTCCTGATTCAGCATCGAAGAACACACACTGGGGAAAAACCCTACAAGTGTcatgaatgtgggaaggcctttagtCAGAGCTCAAATCTTCTCAGACATAGGAAAAGACACACGAAAGAAAAAGTCCCATCGGTGTTGTAA